The following are from one region of the candidate division KSB1 bacterium genome:
- a CDS encoding AbrB/MazE/SpoVT family DNA-binding domain-containing protein: MIAKIIQVGNFRGIRIPKTLLEQTGFSDEVELEVKNNYIIIKPAQKPRKGWQDKFQTMAKKSDDDLMDSSELTRLNPWNDEEWEW, translated from the coding sequence ATGATAGCTAAAATTATTCAAGTCGGTAATTTTCGCGGTATCCGAATTCCAAAAACACTACTGGAACAAACTGGTTTTTCCGACGAGGTAGAGTTAGAGGTCAAAAATAATTATATCATTATTAAACCTGCTCAAAAACCCCGTAAGGGTTGGCAAGATAAATTTCAGACTATGGCAAAAAAAAGTGACGATGATTTAATGGATTCAAGTGAATTAACTCGCTTGAATCCCTGGAATGATGAGGAATGGGAATGGTAG
- a CDS encoding ABC transporter ATP-binding protein, which translates to MWKIRGKELAQKFNQRKIFDNISFEIRSGESIAITGANGSGKTTLLRIISQLLRPSAGKITFHENQVEIKREKLYVAIGLVGPYLQLYNQLTALENYSFFRRIRGLPANIPHFKKLMSRVGLAGREADELRNYSSGMLQRMKYVCALLHEPEILLVDEPTSNLDEAGSQIVFEIMEQQKKNKILILATNNKDEVKFGDSTIELTV; encoded by the coding sequence ATGTGGAAAATTAGAGGCAAAGAATTAGCGCAAAAATTCAATCAAAGGAAAATATTTGATAATATTTCCTTTGAAATTAGAAGCGGCGAATCAATAGCGATCACAGGTGCCAACGGCTCAGGCAAAACGACGCTGCTACGGATCATCAGTCAACTGTTGCGACCGAGTGCCGGGAAAATTACTTTCCATGAAAACCAGGTTGAGATAAAAAGAGAGAAGCTCTATGTAGCTATTGGGCTTGTTGGCCCTTATCTGCAATTATATAATCAGCTTACTGCGCTAGAGAACTATTCATTCTTCCGCAGAATCCGGGGTTTGCCTGCTAATATCCCCCACTTCAAAAAACTGATGAGCAGAGTCGGATTGGCTGGTAGAGAAGCAGACGAACTAAGGAATTATTCTTCCGGAATGCTGCAAAGAATGAAATACGTATGTGCATTACTTCACGAACCGGAAATTCTTTTGGTTGATGAACCAACGTCTAATTTGGATGAAGCTGGCTCTCAAATAGTTTTCGAAATTATGGAGCAGCAAAAGAAAAACAAAATATTGATTTTAGCGACCAACAATAAAGACGAGGTAAAATTTGGCGACAGTACAATCGAGCTTACTGTATAA